From one Astatotilapia calliptera chromosome 10, fAstCal1.2, whole genome shotgun sequence genomic stretch:
- the taf1 gene encoding transcription initiation factor TFIID subunit 1 isoform X3 — protein MSDSDSDDDQDRPFSITGFLFGNINEDGQLEDDSVLDNESKKHLAGLGTLGLGSLITEITANEDDDKEENRDPTSVDAEGWVKSTEDAVDYSDISEVAEDETKKYRQAMGSLQPSRKTDDEDDYDADCEDIDSKLMPPPPPPTLPTSKKEEPSTQSTNAVGEDGDGIILPSIIAPSSTADKIDFSSSSDSESETDRPCQGSGAGGSADILTLPLAGIMQKDAAKALPGVTELFPEFRPGKVLRFLRLFGPGKNVSSVWRSARRKKKRKHRDHQPGTPPPEGEPSEQSQEKKSGWVYEYALPPPPEQCLSDDEITMMAPVESKFSQTSGDGDKETESRPKVAEWRYGPAQLWYDMLGVSEDGSNFNYGFKLKEMQSSEPQKQDTPNEITETSQEVQMQEDNDIVDGNDDDDEDKDRKALENELFLMVTQLQWEDDIIWNGEDVKHKGTKTQRASLAGWLPSSMTRNANAYNAQQGLTRSNSQLVPPTPPPMPKAASISGSKRDKNSHDNQASQDEDCLWFSIFPIDNEELVYGRWEDNIIWDDQEMDHMLDPPVLTLDPNDENIILEIPDEKEETTSHSPSKENKKETAIKKSRILLGKTGVIKDEPQQNMSQPEVKDPWNLSNDEFYYPKQQGLRGTFGGNIIQHSIPALELRQPFFPTHMGPMKLRQFHRPTLKKYSFGAVAQPGPHPAQPLLKHIKKKAKMREQERQAAGGGDMFFMRTPQDLTGKDGDLILAEYSEEYAPLIMQVGMATKIKNYYKRKPGKDPGAPDCKYGETVYCHTSPFLGSLHPGQLLQAFENNLFRAPIYLHKMPETDFLVIRTRHGYYIREIVDIFVVGQECPLFEVPGPNSKRANTHIRDFLQVFIYRLFWKSKDRPRRIRMEDIKKAFPSHSESSIRKRLKLCADFKRTGMDSNWWVLKPDFRLPTEEEIRAMVSPEQCCAYYSMLVAEQRLKDAGYGEKSFFAPEEENEEDFQMKIDDEVRTAPWNTTRAFISAMKGKCLLEVTGVADPTGCGEGFSYVKVPNKPTQQKDDKEPQPVKKTVTGTDADLRRLSLKNAKQLLRKFGVPEEEIKKLSRWEVIDVVRTMSTEQARSGEGPMSKFARGSRFSVAEHQERYKEECQRIFDLQNKVLESTEVLSTDTDSSSAEDSDFEEMGKNIENMLQNKKTSTQLSREREEQERKELQRMLMGEESDRDKGRKERRKASSLSTSSHKDDDTSSVTSLNSSATGRRLKIYRTFRDEDGKEYVRCETVRKAAVIDAYTRIRTTKDDEFIRKFALFDEQHREEMRKERRRIQEQLRRLKRNQEKDKIKGPPEKKTKKVKERPDLKVKLKCGACGAIGHMRTNKFCPLYYQTNAPPSNPVAMTEEQEEELEKTVIHNDNEELIKVEGTKIVLGKQLIESADEVRRKSLVLKFPKQQLPAKKKRRVGSAVHCDYLNKPHKAIHRRRTDPMVTLSSVLESIINDMRDHPNTYPFHTPVNAKVVKDYYKIITRPMDLQTLRENVRKRMYPSREEFREAVELIVKNSATYNGAKHPITQVAQSMLDLCDAKLKEKEDRLVRLEKAINPLLDDDDQVAFSFILDNIVTQKMMVVPDSWPFHHPVNKKFVPDYYKVIVNPMDLENIRKNISKHKYQNRETFLSDVSLIHTNSIKYNGSDSPYTKTALEIVNVCKQTLAEYDEHLTQLEKDISTAKEAALDAADLESLEPMTPGPYTPQPADLFDSGASGSLPREPSSLFSEGPLVGGPEKRGGQGRHSRRPGEEESDVDIEGFDEDDDGKPKTPAPAEDAEGDQEYEDDDEELLLPPRRRVHDQDDEEEEEEEEEGDGRSNRPAQASVLYQDLLMSDVEDDASEEEGDNPFSSIQLSESGSDSDREVDVRPAPPRRTQETARMGMEQDESMMSYEGDGPDGPHMEDSNVSYGSYEETESQSQMQPSSLGNGEEYGISEEEEDEEDEARRRGPAVLSQVQLSEDEESEEFRSIGGESDMDSDN, from the exons ATGTCGGACTCGGACAGTGACGATGATCAGGATCGCCCTTTTTCTATAACTGGCTTCCTTTTTGGAAACATCAACGAAGATGGCCAGCTAGAAGATGACAGTGTTTTGGATAAC GAGTCCAAAAAGCATCTAGCTGGTTTGGGTACTCTGGGTCTGGGCTCACTTATTACAGAGATCACTGCCAATGAGGATGATGATaaggaagaaaacagagacCCTACCAGCGTGGATGCGGAAG GTTGGGTGAAGAGCACTGAGGATGCAGTTGATTATTCTGACATCAGTGAAGTTGCTGAGGATGAGACAAAGAAGTACCGTCAGGCCATGGGGTCTCTGCAGCCCAGCAGGAAAACAG ACGATGAGGATGACTATGATGCTGATTGTGAGGATATTGACTCTAAGCTCAtgccccctccaccaccaccaactCTTCCTACATCTAAGAAAGAGGAACCCTCCACTCAGAGCACAAATG CAGTTGGGGAAGATGGGGATGGCATCATCCTGCCTTCCATCATCGCACCATCCTCTACAGCAGATAAGATTGACTTCAGCAGCTCCTCAGACTCTGAGTCAGAAACCGACCGTCCTTGTCAGGGTTCAGGGGCCGGTGGTTCTGCGGACATTCTCACACTCCCTCTGGCTGGCATCATGCAGAAAGATGCTGCCAAAGCGTTGCCAGGTGTCACAGAGCTCTTCCCAGAGTTTAGGCCTGGAAAG GTGCTCCGGTTCTTGCGCCTGTTTGGCCCTGGAAAGAATGTGTCATCGGTTTGGAGGAGCGCCCGCAGGAAAAAGAAGCGAAAACATAGAGACCATCAGCCTGGGACACCTCCTCCAGAAGGAGAACCATCAGAACAAAGCCAGGAGAAGAAATCTGGATGGGTTTATGAGTacgctcttcctcctcctccagagcagtgcctttctgatgatgag ATAACCATGATGGCTCCAGTAGAATCAAAGTTTTCACAAACATCTGGTGATGGGGACAAGGAGACAGAGTCTCGGCCTAAAGTAGCAGAATGGCGATATGGTCCAGCCCAGCTCTGGTACGACATGCTAGGGGTCTCTGAGGATGGAAGCAATTTTAACTATGGGTTCAAGCTTAAGGAAATGCAATCCAGTGAGCCTCAGAAGCAGGATACGCCTAATGAAATTACAGAGACTTCTCAAGAG GTCCAGATGCAGGAGGACAATGACATTGTCgatggtaatgatgatgatgatgaagataaagacagaaaagctTTGGAAAATGAACTCTTCCTCATGGTGACTCAGCTGCAATGGGAGGATGATATAATTTGGAACGGGGAGGATGTGAAACACAAGGGTACCAAGACTCAGCGAGCCAGTCTTGCAGGATGGCTACCCTCTAGCATGACCCGTAATGCCAATGCTTACAACGCACAGCAGG GTCTGACAAGAAGTAATTCTCAACTGGTCCCACCTACACCTCCACCCATGCCCAAAGCTGCTTCGATTTCTGGTTCGAAGCGGGACAAAAACAGCCACGATAATCAAG CCTCCCAGGACGAAGACTGTCTTTGGTTCTCCATTTTTCCTATTGATAATGAAGAGTTGGTATACGGACGCTGGGAAGACAACATTATCTGGGATGACCAGGAGATGGATCACATGCTTGACCCACCTGTTCTTACACTGGATCCCAATGATGAGAATATAATTCTAG AAATTCCTGATGAAAAGGAGGAGACTACCTCCCACTCGCCATCAAAAGAGAATAAGAAGGAAACTGCAATCAAGAAGAGCCGCATCCTGCTGGGGAAAACGGGCGTGATAAAAGATGAGCCACAGCAG AACATGTCCCAACCTGAGGTCAAAGACCCCTGGAATCTGTCCAATGATGAGTTCTATTACCCCAAACAGCAAGGCCTGAGGGGAACCTTTGGTGGCAACATCATTCAG CACTCCATCCCAGCCCTGGAGCTGCGGCAGCCCTTCTTTCCCACTCACATGGGACCCATGAAGCTTCGCCAGTTCCATCGTCCAACTCTGAAGAAGTACTCATTTGGAGCTGTGGCTCAGCCGGGTCCACACCCTGCTCAGCCTCTGCTCAAACACATAAAGAAGAAGGCCAAG ATGCGAGAACAAGAGCGACAGGCAGCAGGAGGTGGAGACATGTTCTTCATGCGGACCCCGCAGGACTTGACAGGCAAAGACGGAGATCTGATTCTGGCTGAATACAGCGAAGAATACGCCCCTCTCATCATGCAAGTTGGCATGGCAACCAAAATCAAGAACTACTACAAAAGA AAACCTGGAAAAGATCCTGGAGCACCCGATTGTAAATATGGAGAGACTGTGTACTGTCACACATCCCCTTTCCTGGGTTCTCTGCATCCCGGACAACTTCTTCAG GCTTTCGAGAACAACCTCTTCCGTGCTCCAATCTACCTTCACAAGATGCCCGAGACTGATTTCTTGGTTATACGAACACGACACGGCTACTACATTAGAGAGATTGTGGACATTTTTGTAGTTGGTCAGGAGTGCCCATTGTTTGAAGTTCCAGGGCCGAACTCCAAACGAGCCAATACTCACATCAGAGACTTCCTTcag GTGTTCATTTATCGCTTGTTCTGGAAGAGTAAGGACCGGCCGCGGAGAATCCGCATGGAGGATATAAAAAAAGCTTTCCCCTCACACTCAGAAAGCAGCATCAGGAAGCGACTTAAACTGTGTGCTGACTTCAAACGCACAG GAATGGACTCAAACTGGTGGGTGCTGAAGCCTGATTTCAGACTGCCAACAGAAGAAGAGATCAGGGCCATGGTTTCTCCGGAGCAGTGTTGCGCTTATTACAGCATGCTGGTAGCAGAGCAAAGGCTGAAG GATGCCGGATATGGTGAGAAATCCTTCTTTGCTCCAGAGGAAGAGAATGAAGAGGACTTTCAAATGAAGATTGATGATGAG GTGCGGACAGCTCCTTGGAACACAACCAGAGCCTTCATTTCTGCCATGAAGGGAAAGTGCCTGTTAGAGGTTACAGGTGTGGCTGATCCTACAGGGTGTGGAGAAGGTTTCTCCTATGTGAAAGTGCCCAACAAGCCCACTCAACAGAAG GATGACAAAGAGCCACAACCAGTGAAGAAGACAGTCACAGGGACAGATGCTGATCTGAGGAGGCTCTCACTGAAGAATGCCAAGCAGCTGCTGCGCAAGTTTGGTGTGCCAGAGGAGGAG aTCAAGAAACTGTCACGTTGGGAAGTTATTGACGTGGTCAGGACCATGTCCACAGAGCAGGCACGCTCAGGCGAGGGACCCATGAGTAAGTTTGCCAGAGGGTCTCGTTTTTCTGTTGCTGAACACCAGGAGCGTTACAAGGAAGAGTGCCAAAGGATCTTTGACTTGCAGAACAA AGTGTTGGAGTCTACAGAGGTGCTctcaacagacacagacagcagttcagcAGAGGATAGTGACTTTGAGGAGATGGGTAAGAACATTGAGAACATGCTGCAGAACAAGAAGACCAGCACCCAACTTTCCCGTGAGAGggaagagcaggagaggaaGGAGCTGCAGAGGATGCTGATGGGTGAAGAGAGCGATCGTGACAAGGGGCGCAAAGAGCGGCGCAAAG CCAGTTCCTTGTCCACCAGCTCCCACAAAGATGATGACACATCCTCCGTCACCAGCCTGAACTCCTCGGCCACGGGACGCCGACTCAAGATCTATCGCACCTTCAGAGATGAAGACGGCAAAGAGTATGTGCGCTGTGAAACTGTGCGTAAAGCTGCAGTCATCGACGCCTACACCAGGATCAGAACCACCAAGGATGATGAATTCAT ACGAAAGTTTGCCCTCTTTGATGAGCAGCACAGAGAAGAGATGCGGAAGGAGCGCCGGCGTATTCAGGAGCAGCTGAGGAGGCTGAAGAGAAACCAGGAGAAGGATAAGATCAAGGGGCCTCCAGAGAAGAAGACCAAGAAGGTCAAAGAGAGACCAGACCTCAAGGTAAAA CTAAAGTGCGGTGCATGTGGCGCCATTGGACACATGAGAACAAACAAGTTCTGCCCACTTTACTATCAAACCAATGCCCCACCCTCCAACCCAGTCGCCATGacagaggagcaggaggaggagctggaaaAGACAGTCATCCACAATGACAATGAGGAACTGATTAAGGTGGAGGGCACCAAGATTGTGCTGGGCAAACAGCTCATTGAAAG TGCTGATGAGGTGCGCAGAAAGTCTTTGGTGCTCAAGTTCCCCAAACAACAGCTACCAGCAAAGAAGAAGAGACGTGTAGGCAGTGCAGTCCATTGTGACTATCTCAAT aaacCACACAAGGCCATCCACCGCAGGCGCACAGACCCCATGGTGACCTTGTCCTCTGTGCTAGAAAGCATCATCAATGACATGCGGGATCACCCCAAT ACATACCCGTTCCACACGCCAGTCAATGCCAAAGTTGTGAAGGACTACTATAAGATCATCACGCGGCCCATGGACCTGCAGACACTAAGGGAGAATGTGCGCAAGCGGATGTACCCGTCGAGGGAGGAGTTCCGTGAAGCAGTGGAGCTTATTGTCAAAAACAGTGCCACCTACAATG GGGCAAAACATCCAATAACGCAAGTTGCACAGTCCATGCTGGATCTGTGTGATGCTAAACTGAAAGAG aaggAGGACAGGCTGGTGAGGCTCGAGAAAGCCATCAACCCTCTGCTAGACGATGATGATCAGGTGGCCTTCTCCTTCATCTTGGACAACATTGTAACCCAGAAAATGATGGTGGTTCCTGAT TCGTGGCCATTTCACCATCCCGTCAACAAAAAGTTTGTGCCGGATTATTATAAAGTTATTGTGAACCCCATGGATCTGGAGAATATCCGCAAG AACATCTCCAAACATAAATATCAGAACCGAGAGACATTCCTTTCAGATGTCAGTCTCATCCACACCAACAGCATCAAGTATAATG GTTCAGACAGTCCTTACACCAAGACAGCTCTCGAGATTGTTAATGTGTGCAAGCAGACTTTGGCAGAG TATGATGAGCACTTGACTCAATTGGAGAAAGACATCTCTACTGCTAAAGAGGCAGCTCTAGATGCAGCAGACCTAGAGAGTCTGGAGCCAATGACGCCTGGGCCATACACACCTCAG CCTGCTGATTTGTTTGACAGCGGGGCTTCAGGGAGTCTGCCCAGAGAGCCCAGCAGCCTTTTCTCTGAAGGACCTCTAGTGGGTGGTCCAGAGAAGAGAGGGGGGCAG GGACGGCACAGCAGAAGACCAGGGGAAGAAGAGTCTGATGTGGATATTGAAGGCTTTGATGAGGATGACGATGGCAAACCCAAGACTCCTGCTCCT GCAGAGGATGCAGAAGGAGATCAGGAGTACGAGGACGATGACGAGGAGTTGTTGCTACCTCCTCGCAGGCGGGTGCATGACCAGGAtgacgaggaggaagaggaggaggaagaggagggcgaCGGAAGATCTAATCGCCCAGCTCAAGCTAGCGTGCTCTATCAGGATCTGCTCATGTCGGACGTAGAGGATGATGCCAGCGAAGAGGAGGGTGACAACCCGTTCTCTT CCATACAACTATCGGAGAGCGGCAGTGACTCGGACAGAGAGGTTGATGTGCGACCTGCGCCTCCACGGAGAACTCAGGAGACGGCCCGCATGGGCATGGAGCAGGACGAAAGTATGATGTCATACGAAGGGGATGGGCCTGATGGGCCACACATGGAAGACAGCAATGTCAG CTACGGCAGCTACGAGGAGACGGAGAGTCAGAGTCAGATGCAGCCATCTAGTTTGGGAAATGGAGAAGAATACGGCATcagcgaggaggaggaagacgaaGAAGACGAGGCACGGAGGAGAGGCCCAGCTGTGCTCTCTCAGGTCCAGCTCAGCGAAGATGAAGAGAGCGAAGAGTTCAGATCTATTGGGGGCGAGAGCGACATGGACTCTGACAATTAG